From one Mucilaginibacter inviolabilis genomic stretch:
- a CDS encoding ABC transporter permease/substrate-binding protein, translating into MNEHQQTLLEFMQQQADKLAVQTMQHIGLTFISLFFAVLVGLPLGIVIARKRKLSGSILGFAGILQTIPSIALLGFMIPLLGIGPKPAIVALLLYALLPIIRNTYTGITGVDAAVKEAAVAMGMSKWQILFKVELPLAMPVILAGIRTATVINVGVATLASFIAAGGLGEFIFGGISLNNTNMILAGAIPAALLAIIFDFLLSLVQKLNFRKLKRSSYALPIVLVLLSSFYFIPTAYGSKLTAGFTPEFMGRQDGNLGLESKYGLKIHTIVISDAVMYKAAYQKELDVISGYSTDGRLKAYGLVVLDDDKGIFPPYYAAPIVREDALKKFPELEKTLNLLSGKINDSVMTDLNYRTDYLHQSPERVAKDFLVNHKLFKSARKSNEENTVRIGSKIFGEQYILANMYSMLIKGYTNYGVSTKTGLGGTKICFDALTNDQIDFYPEYTGTGLLAILQASSKTINEVTKNKDSTYNYVQREFKKQYQVSWLKPIGFNNAYALMMREQQAKSLNIKTISNLKRYLNSK; encoded by the coding sequence ATGAATGAGCATCAGCAAACCTTATTGGAGTTTATGCAACAACAGGCCGATAAACTGGCTGTTCAAACCATGCAGCATATTGGGCTTACCTTTATATCGCTCTTTTTCGCGGTGCTGGTGGGCTTGCCTCTTGGTATTGTTATCGCCCGCAAAAGAAAACTGTCCGGCTCCATTTTAGGCTTTGCAGGGATACTGCAAACTATTCCGAGTATAGCTTTACTGGGCTTTATGATCCCTCTTTTAGGAATTGGCCCCAAACCGGCTATCGTTGCTTTGTTATTATATGCCCTTTTACCCATTATTCGCAATACTTATACCGGCATTACCGGAGTAGATGCCGCTGTAAAAGAAGCCGCCGTGGCCATGGGCATGAGTAAATGGCAAATCCTATTCAAAGTAGAGCTTCCGCTGGCTATGCCGGTTATTTTAGCCGGTATCCGCACTGCTACGGTTATTAATGTGGGCGTGGCAACACTGGCGTCATTCATCGCAGCGGGTGGCTTAGGCGAGTTTATTTTCGGTGGCATATCGCTCAACAATACCAATATGATCCTTGCAGGGGCCATTCCGGCAGCTTTACTGGCCATTATTTTCGATTTTCTTTTATCACTGGTACAAAAACTCAATTTCAGAAAACTCAAACGTAGCAGCTACGCACTGCCCATTGTATTAGTATTGTTATCATCCTTCTATTTTATTCCAACTGCCTACGGCAGTAAGCTCACAGCCGGTTTCACCCCAGAATTTATGGGAAGGCAGGATGGCAACCTGGGCCTGGAGAGTAAATACGGTTTAAAGATCCACACCATTGTGATCAGTGATGCGGTGATGTACAAAGCGGCCTATCAAAAAGAATTGGATGTGATTAGCGGATACTCCACCGATGGGCGCTTAAAAGCTTATGGCCTCGTGGTTTTGGATGATGACAAAGGTATATTTCCGCCATATTATGCCGCGCCAATTGTACGGGAAGATGCATTGAAGAAATTTCCGGAACTCGAAAAAACACTGAATCTGTTATCCGGCAAAATAAATGATTCCGTGATGACCGATTTAAATTACCGTACTGACTATCTTCACCAAAGCCCGGAGCGGGTGGCTAAGGATTTCCTGGTAAATCATAAGCTATTTAAATCCGCCCGTAAGAGCAATGAAGAAAACACTGTACGCATTGGTTCCAAAATATTTGGCGAACAATATATACTGGCCAATATGTATAGCATGCTTATAAAAGGATATACCAATTATGGGGTATCCACAAAAACAGGGCTCGGCGGAACAAAAATCTGTTTCGATGCCTTAACTAATGACCAGATAGATTTTTACCCGGAATATACGGGTACAGGTTTACTGGCCATATTACAAGCCTCGTCAAAAACCATAAATGAGGTAACTAAAAATAAAGATAGCACTTACAATTATGTGCAGCGTGAATTTAAAAAACAGTACCAGGTAAGCTGGCTTAAACCCATCGGGTTTAACAATGCATATGCCTTAATGATGAGAGAACAACAGGCCAAAAGTTTAAATATTAAAACAATTTCTAACCTCAAACGATATTTGAATAGTAAATAG
- a CDS encoding ABC transporter ATP-binding protein — translation MIKVKDISKHFDKVKAVDSISFEVQEKENLILLGTSGCGKTTTLKMINRLIEPTSGSIFINGKNIADEQPETLRRGIGYVLQNNGLFPHYTVAENIAVVPQLLKWDKKKIADRTAELMEKLHLSSDYLHVYPNELSGGQQQRIGLARALVSDPPVLLMDEPFGALDNVTRAAIHKEFKALDELKRKTIIMVTHDVQEAFELGDRVCLMDQGKIIQSGTPADLLFKPANKFVKDFLKDQRLQLEFKAIRLLDIWDLLPDLHKTDHPPTISANTDLWTGLEHFKFTDSETISIDKDKNEIKIVGFEQLMSAFNQYKNKQGHE, via the coding sequence ATGATAAAGGTTAAAGACATAAGCAAACACTTCGATAAAGTTAAAGCAGTTGATAGCATTAGCTTTGAAGTTCAGGAAAAAGAGAACCTCATTTTGTTAGGAACCAGTGGTTGCGGCAAAACCACTACGCTTAAAATGATCAACCGGCTTATTGAGCCAACCTCGGGCAGCATTTTCATCAACGGAAAAAACATCGCAGACGAACAACCTGAAACGCTAAGGCGCGGCATTGGTTATGTTTTACAAAATAATGGTCTCTTTCCGCATTATACCGTGGCCGAAAATATAGCTGTAGTACCTCAGCTGCTAAAGTGGGATAAAAAGAAAATAGCTGATCGTACCGCCGAGCTGATGGAGAAACTGCACCTCAGTTCCGATTACCTGCACGTTTACCCCAATGAATTAAGCGGTGGCCAGCAACAACGTATTGGCCTGGCCCGGGCTTTAGTATCTGATCCTCCTGTTTTGTTGATGGATGAACCTTTTGGCGCTTTGGATAATGTAACACGGGCCGCTATTCATAAAGAGTTTAAAGCACTTGACGAGTTGAAGAGAAAAACCATTATTATGGTTACTCACGATGTGCAGGAAGCTTTTGAGTTGGGCGACAGAGTATGCCTTATGGACCAGGGAAAGATCATACAATCAGGCACACCTGCTGATTTGCTGTTTAAACCAGCTAATAAATTCGTGAAAGATTTTTTGAAAGACCAACGCCTGCAACTGGAATTTAAGGCGATACGGCTACTGGATATTTGGGATCTATTGCCCGATCTCCACAAAACCGACCACCCACCCACAATATCTGCCAATACAGATCTTTGGACCGGCCTCGAACACTTCAAGTTTACTGATTCAGAAACGATCAGCATCGACAAAGACAAAAACGAAATAAAAATCGTTGGATTTGAGCAGCTCATGTCGGCTTTCAACCAATATAAAAACAAGCAAGGGCATGAATGA
- a CDS encoding mercuric reductase, which produces MKKYDAIIIGAGQAGGPLAKKLANAGKKTAIIEKRFYGGTCVNDGCTPTKTMVASAKAAYMAGKSAELGVLVKKFSVNMPQIKKRKDEIVLRSRNGGLHAAEETPNLDVLFGEATFTDHKTISVNLNSGKKQTLQADLIFLNPGAKPFIPAIEGLHDIDYLTSTTILDLDYVPEHLLILGGNYIGLEFGQMFRRFGGKVTILERSARIVSREDEDISAEMQKILEAESITIYNQAQATGFKQKKGGKITATISVNGEEKKIKCTHVLVAVGRTPQTEALNLPKTGVTTDEKGNINVNSKLETSTPGIYALGDAKGGPAFTHISYNDYTIVYRNLIEKQNLNINDRPVPYCMFTDPQLGRVGIDETEAKKQGLNYKVAKLPMAHVARAIETGDTRGFMKAIVDPKTKKILGATVLGPEGGEIMTVLQMAMEGGITYDRIRYCVFAHPLYSESLNNLFMTLED; this is translated from the coding sequence ATGAAAAAATACGATGCCATTATCATCGGCGCCGGACAGGCGGGCGGCCCGTTGGCCAAAAAACTGGCTAACGCAGGCAAAAAAACCGCCATTATTGAAAAACGGTTTTATGGGGGCACCTGCGTAAATGATGGCTGTACACCTACAAAAACCATGGTGGCATCGGCAAAAGCGGCATATATGGCAGGCAAAAGCGCAGAGCTTGGCGTATTGGTAAAAAAGTTTTCGGTTAATATGCCCCAAATAAAAAAACGCAAAGACGAAATCGTACTTCGTTCGCGCAACGGGGGCTTGCACGCTGCAGAAGAGACCCCAAATTTGGATGTACTATTTGGCGAAGCTACTTTCACTGATCATAAAACCATTTCGGTAAACTTAAATAGTGGTAAAAAACAAACCCTGCAAGCCGATCTTATATTTCTTAATCCGGGAGCCAAACCTTTTATACCTGCAATAGAAGGCCTACATGATATTGATTACCTGACATCAACAACTATACTTGATCTGGATTACGTTCCTGAGCATTTATTGATATTAGGCGGTAATTATATCGGTCTGGAATTTGGCCAAATGTTCCGCCGGTTTGGGGGCAAGGTTACTATACTGGAAAGATCAGCCAGGATTGTATCGCGCGAAGACGAAGACATCTCTGCCGAAATGCAAAAAATACTGGAAGCAGAGTCCATTACTATCTATAATCAAGCGCAGGCTACCGGATTCAAGCAGAAAAAAGGAGGCAAAATAACTGCCACTATATCTGTAAATGGTGAAGAAAAAAAGATCAAATGCACTCATGTGCTAGTTGCAGTTGGTCGTACCCCTCAAACAGAAGCGCTTAATTTACCTAAAACAGGAGTAACTACGGATGAAAAAGGAAATATTAATGTAAATAGCAAGCTGGAAACCTCCACACCAGGCATCTATGCTCTTGGTGATGCAAAGGGAGGTCCGGCTTTTACACATATCTCCTATAACGATTACACCATTGTTTACCGCAATCTGATCGAGAAACAAAATCTAAATATAAACGATCGTCCGGTGCCTTACTGCATGTTTACCGACCCGCAACTGGGCAGGGTAGGGATAGATGAAACCGAGGCTAAAAAACAGGGATTGAATTACAAAGTAGCCAAACTACCCATGGCTCACGTAGCCCGTGCTATAGAAACCGGCGATACACGTGGCTTTATGAAAGCTATTGTTGACCCCAAAACAAAAAAAATATTAGGCGCCACTGTTTTAGGCCCCGAAGGCGGCGAGATCATGACTGTATTGCAAATGGCGATGGAGGGCGGCATAACCTATGACAGGATACGTTATTGCGTGTTTGCTCATCCCCTGTATTCCGAATCATTAAATAACCTGTTTATGACCCTGGAGGATTAG
- a CDS encoding DUF427 domain-containing protein, whose protein sequence is MKAIWNDQIIAESNDTIVVENNHYFPKESVKNEYLENTDTHTTCPWKGLASYYTLNVDGKKNQDAAWYYPQPKEAASHIANYVAFWKGVKVAE, encoded by the coding sequence ATGAAAGCAATCTGGAACGATCAGATCATAGCCGAAAGCAATGATACTATCGTGGTCGAAAACAATCACTATTTCCCTAAAGAAAGTGTCAAAAACGAATATCTTGAAAATACGGATACCCATACCACCTGCCCATGGAAAGGGCTGGCATCTTATTATACCTTGAATGTTGATGGTAAAAAAAATCAGGATGCCGCCTGGTATTATCCACAACCCAAAGAGGCTGCCAGTCATATTGCCAATTATGTGGCCTTTTGGAAGGGCGTTAAAGTAGCCGAATAA
- the nadC gene encoding carboxylating nicotinate-nucleotide diphosphorylase, with protein sequence MTTQEFIAAALLEDVGSGDYSTLASIPAGAKGKAVLKIKENGILAGMQVTQDIFHHLEGDAKFTLYKKDGDPVSNGETAFTVEASVHTILKAERLVLNCMQRMSGIATLTNRYVDKIKDYKTRILDTRKTTPLFREFEKQAVRIGGGYNLRMGLYDMIMLKDNHIDFCGGIELAIQKTNEYLAANNLDLKIEVETRNLDDVRRVLETGNVYRIMLDNYSPELLEEAIEMIGGRYETEASGGITLDNIISYARTGVDYVSCGAITNQAVSMDLSLKAQLA encoded by the coding sequence TTGACAACACAGGAATTCATTGCCGCGGCATTGCTGGAAGATGTGGGCAGCGGAGATTACTCTACATTGGCCTCCATACCAGCGGGCGCAAAAGGTAAAGCAGTACTTAAAATAAAGGAAAACGGCATATTGGCTGGCATGCAGGTGACGCAGGATATCTTTCATCATCTGGAAGGAGATGCCAAATTTACTCTTTATAAAAAAGACGGAGATCCGGTAAGCAATGGCGAAACAGCGTTTACCGTTGAGGCCAGTGTGCATACCATACTGAAAGCCGAGCGACTGGTGCTCAACTGCATGCAGCGGATGAGCGGCATTGCAACCCTCACCAACAGATATGTTGATAAAATAAAAGATTATAAAACCAGAATACTCGATACCAGGAAAACCACCCCGCTGTTCCGCGAATTTGAGAAGCAGGCCGTACGCATAGGCGGCGGGTACAATCTTCGTATGGGGCTGTACGACATGATCATGCTCAAGGATAATCACATAGATTTTTGTGGGGGTATTGAGCTGGCCATACAGAAAACCAACGAGTACCTGGCGGCCAACAACCTCGACCTGAAAATAGAAGTAGAGACCCGCAACCTAGATGATGTACGCCGTGTGCTGGAAACAGGTAACGTATATCGCATCATGCTCGATAACTACTCGCCGGAACTACTGGAAGAGGCTATTGAAATGATAGGCGGCAGGTACGAGACCGAAGCATCGGGCGGCATCACCCTCGATAATATCATATCTTATGCACGCACAGGTGTCGATTATGTATCGTGCGGCGCTATCACCAATCAAGCGGTGAGCATGGACCTGAGTTTAAAAGCACAACTGGCATGA
- a CDS encoding ORF6N domain-containing protein, with product MIKNLHTLFDNEIIIDKIYHIRGHKTMLANNLTKLYHMETSVLNQSVNRNLKWFLPDFIFQLSESEYSSLTS from the coding sequence GTGATAAAAAACTTACATACTTTATTCGATAATGAAATCATCATCGATAAAATCTATCATATCCGCGGACATAAAACAATGCTGGCGAACAATTTGACGAAATTATACCACATGGAAACAAGTGTTTTAAATCAATCAGTAAATAGAAACCTAAAATGGTTTCTACCCGACTTCATATTTCAGCTTTCGGAAAGTGAATATTCATCTTTGACATCATAA
- a CDS encoding SWIM zinc finger family protein, with translation MQLTEDQIYALAPDEASKKSGRDLAAAAKWVTKGMNRLALWGECQGSGSKPYQTQVDLTVIAFKCSCPSRKFPCKHGLGLLLLCARQPELFTDQDMPAWVNDWISKRSDREEKKAEKTEKTIDEAAQAKRQQSREQRVGAGISELLIWIKDIVRNGILTIPEKDGNYWDNMARRMIDAQASGLAAMVKNLGVTNFWNEGWQSGFMDKLLHLYLVAESYQHLHNINPLLQQDVRSAIGFTFNQDELKKQTGVTGTWLVIGKEARDEQQIIVEQNWLYNLSGNQYALVLQFIARGQVGQLSLSAGMYLDAELVYFPSVVPYRAIIKNHIITKGASTLDMKTFADWSQVAEQETELNSRLPFRNAMPLVVTALKPIQYQKQWWLQDQEGCLCRIASDFKNIWQLMALSGGQPLTMTIIGKENEYRPLGVWHQNNYKTI, from the coding sequence TTGCAGCTAACAGAAGACCAGATATACGCACTAGCGCCTGATGAGGCTTCAAAAAAATCCGGGCGCGATTTGGCCGCAGCTGCCAAGTGGGTTACCAAAGGAATGAACCGACTGGCACTTTGGGGTGAGTGCCAGGGAAGTGGCAGCAAACCCTATCAAACCCAGGTTGACCTCACGGTTATCGCTTTCAAATGTTCTTGCCCAAGTCGTAAATTCCCGTGTAAACACGGTCTCGGTCTGTTACTTTTATGTGCACGCCAGCCGGAATTATTTACTGATCAAGATATGCCTGCCTGGGTGAACGACTGGATCAGCAAGCGATCTGATAGAGAAGAGAAAAAAGCCGAAAAAACAGAAAAAACCATTGACGAAGCCGCTCAGGCCAAACGTCAGCAATCGCGAGAGCAAAGAGTAGGCGCGGGTATCAGTGAGTTATTGATCTGGATAAAAGATATTGTTCGTAATGGTATTTTGACCATCCCCGAAAAAGACGGAAATTACTGGGATAACATGGCCCGCCGCATGATTGATGCGCAAGCTTCCGGGCTGGCGGCGATGGTCAAAAATCTTGGGGTAACTAATTTTTGGAACGAAGGTTGGCAAAGTGGCTTTATGGATAAACTACTACACTTATACCTGGTGGCAGAAAGTTATCAGCATTTGCACAATATTAACCCATTATTACAGCAGGATGTACGTTCGGCCATTGGTTTTACTTTTAACCAGGATGAACTTAAAAAACAAACCGGGGTTACCGGTACCTGGCTGGTGATAGGCAAAGAAGCCCGCGATGAACAGCAGATCATTGTAGAGCAAAACTGGCTTTATAATTTAAGCGGCAACCAATACGCGCTTGTTTTACAATTTATTGCACGCGGGCAGGTTGGCCAGTTGTCACTAAGCGCAGGCATGTATCTTGATGCCGAGCTGGTCTATTTCCCATCAGTAGTGCCTTATCGGGCTATCATAAAAAATCATATCATTACAAAAGGTGCTTCTACGCTTGATATGAAAACCTTTGCAGACTGGAGCCAAGTAGCAGAGCAGGAAACAGAGTTAAACAGCAGGTTACCCTTCAGAAACGCAATGCCATTGGTCGTAACGGCTTTAAAACCGATACAATATCAAAAACAATGGTGGCTGCAGGACCAGGAAGGTTGTTTATGCCGCATCGCTTCAGACTTTAAAAATATATGGCAACTTATGGCCCTGAGTGGTGGGCAGCCCCTAACCATGACCATCATCGGTAAAGAAAACGAGTACCGCCCATTGGGCGTTTGGCATCAAAACAATTATAAAACCATCTGA
- a CDS encoding DUF5691 domain-containing protein yields the protein MKAWDYVINTAMLGTDKPMPGNPDLPDGVSEIVQMVDAIELLDKESKFLQKASVIYNYRQCGFKPFQQKDLPATIAPEETTPYCIEAAANVLIDILHEDNTSLLELWMSHCSMSGRLMLPEVLPIVLDKAEKDASLKSLAIACSGNRGLWLSQLNPAWDYFNSLPDEEIWKNGKPAERIELLKKIRQRKPEQAREWIQQTWEWETAANKVELLRTLRVNRTPADLPWLESLLIEKGQKVKDEALALLKMIPGSSIVDQYEELLKQSVILKKEKALLGMMNKVSIQQKLPATVDEGIFKSGIEKLAGQKSSTSDEGFIIYQLIAAVPPSFWEKQFDASPGEVVSYFEKHALSQMGALVKAVTNFNADNWIPYLLNYPELHVDFINKLPVQQRDNYILRFFTNDAQNTMNAALTCREEWSMELTKAIMGYMADRPYEYNRVFFSKNIKLIPAGIMRQLERFEPKDPRLQNTWEKSRDHLTKLLSLKYQTLKAFNA from the coding sequence ATGAAAGCCTGGGACTACGTTATTAATACCGCTATGCTGGGTACAGATAAACCCATGCCTGGTAACCCTGATCTGCCGGATGGGGTATCTGAAATTGTTCAAATGGTTGATGCTATTGAGCTGTTGGATAAAGAGTCAAAGTTCTTACAAAAAGCCTCCGTAATTTATAATTACCGTCAATGCGGGTTTAAACCGTTTCAACAAAAAGATCTGCCTGCAACTATTGCTCCGGAGGAAACCACTCCGTATTGTATTGAAGCAGCGGCAAATGTTTTAATTGATATCCTCCATGAGGATAATACATCTCTTCTGGAATTATGGATGAGTCATTGTAGCATGAGCGGCCGTTTGATGTTGCCGGAGGTTTTACCCATAGTTTTAGATAAGGCAGAAAAGGATGCTTCATTAAAATCATTAGCCATTGCTTGCAGTGGTAACCGTGGATTATGGTTAAGCCAGCTAAACCCGGCCTGGGATTATTTCAACTCGCTTCCGGATGAAGAAATTTGGAAAAACGGAAAGCCTGCGGAAAGGATCGAGCTACTTAAAAAGATCCGGCAACGAAAACCCGAACAGGCAAGGGAATGGATACAGCAAACCTGGGAGTGGGAAACAGCGGCCAATAAGGTCGAGTTGCTCAGAACATTAAGAGTAAACCGGACACCTGCTGATCTGCCCTGGCTGGAAAGCCTGCTCATTGAAAAAGGTCAGAAGGTTAAGGATGAGGCACTGGCACTGCTTAAAATGATACCCGGGTCATCTATTGTTGATCAATACGAAGAGCTGCTAAAACAATCAGTCATCCTGAAAAAGGAAAAAGCTTTATTAGGGATGATGAATAAGGTTTCTATTCAGCAAAAATTGCCAGCTACGGTAGACGAAGGCATTTTTAAATCTGGGATAGAAAAATTAGCCGGGCAAAAAAGTTCAACTTCTGACGAAGGCTTTATCATCTATCAGTTAATTGCAGCTGTCCCCCCCTCCTTTTGGGAAAAGCAATTTGATGCAAGCCCCGGAGAAGTAGTATCCTATTTTGAAAAGCACGCCTTATCACAGATGGGCGCTTTGGTTAAAGCTGTAACCAACTTTAATGCCGATAACTGGATTCCGTATTTATTAAATTACCCCGAGCTTCATGTTGATTTTATCAACAAATTACCAGTGCAACAACGGGATAATTATATACTCCGCTTTTTTACCAATGACGCACAAAACACCATGAATGCCGCCTTAACCTGCAGGGAAGAGTGGAGCATGGAATTAACCAAAGCCATCATGGGATACATGGCTGATCGTCCTTATGAATATAATCGCGTATTTTTTAGTAAAAACATAAAACTTATACCGGCAGGTATTATGAGGCAGCTTGAAAGATTTGAGCCAAAAGATCCCCGCCTGCAAAATACCTGGGAAAAAAGCAGAGATCATTTAACTAAATTACTGAGCTTAAAATATCAAACGCTTAAAGCTTTTAACGCATAA
- a CDS encoding ATP-binding protein: MSQLLRQHAEQLFAQELEELKKQDNDKCPANWVLSPQSVVTYLVGGKLKNGFEVSPKYIGSRRLMEIAVATLTTDRALLLYGLPGTAKSWVSEHLAAGISGDSTLIIQGTAGTSEESVRYGWNYARLIAEGPSAGALVETPVMRAMKDGKIVRLEELTRIGADVQDTLITILSEKTLPVPELNIEVQAIKGFNVIATANNRDKGVNELSSALKRRFNTVILPLPDSIDEEIDIVRRRVESFEKVMELPAEPPALQEIRRIVTIFRELRSGVTLDGKTKIKVPTGTLSTAEAISVVNSGLSMAAYFGDGQLKAADLAASIIGSVIKDPVQDKLVWQEYLETVVKTRNDWSDIYRACRDL; encoded by the coding sequence ATGTCACAGCTATTACGTCAACATGCAGAGCAATTATTTGCACAGGAACTGGAAGAACTTAAAAAACAGGATAATGACAAGTGTCCGGCAAACTGGGTGCTTTCACCACAATCAGTAGTTACCTATCTAGTAGGAGGTAAACTCAAAAACGGATTTGAGGTATCGCCCAAGTATATTGGTAGTCGCCGCCTGATGGAGATTGCAGTGGCAACCCTCACAACAGATCGTGCCTTATTATTGTATGGTTTACCTGGTACTGCAAAAAGCTGGGTAAGCGAGCATTTGGCCGCCGGTATAAGTGGCGATTCAACCCTTATTATACAGGGTACGGCGGGTACCAGTGAGGAATCGGTACGTTATGGCTGGAATTATGCCCGCCTGATAGCAGAAGGGCCTTCGGCGGGTGCGCTGGTAGAAACCCCGGTAATGCGGGCCATGAAAGATGGAAAGATCGTGCGTCTGGAAGAATTAACCCGCATTGGTGCCGATGTGCAGGATACGCTGATTACCATCCTGTCCGAAAAAACCTTGCCTGTTCCTGAACTGAATATAGAGGTGCAGGCCATTAAAGGGTTCAACGTAATAGCCACCGCCAACAACCGCGATAAAGGCGTAAATGAATTGTCAAGCGCGCTCAAGCGTCGGTTCAATACCGTAATATTGCCTTTGCCTGATTCGATTGATGAAGAAATAGATATTGTGCGTCGCCGGGTGGAGAGTTTTGAAAAAGTGATGGAGCTCCCGGCTGAGCCACCTGCATTACAGGAGATCCGTAGAATTGTGACCATTTTCAGGGAATTGCGGAGCGGCGTAACCCTTGATGGCAAAACCAAGATCAAAGTACCTACTGGTACACTAAGTACAGCCGAAGCCATTTCGGTTGTAAACAGTGGTTTATCCATGGCGGCTTATTTTGGTGATGGCCAGCTAAAGGCAGCTGACCTGGCTGCAAGCATCATTGGGTCGGTAATTAAAGATCCTGTACAGGATAAGTTGGTTTGGCAGGAATACCTGGAAACCGTGGTGAAAACCCGTAATGATTGGAGCGACATTTACCGTGCCTGCCGCGATTTATAA